One window of the Yamadazyma tenuis chromosome 6, complete sequence genome contains the following:
- the sap61 gene encoding Pre-mRNA-splicing factor sap61 (COG:A; EggNog:ENOG503NU4F): protein MSQFIELQRSRLEELDIIRQATSKRFRKNPSLIPTNIRERDDILSGNKERPFKETMLQKHELKLFQDKYNSNTKALNSLDKDLVETSLNKINDPEFKFEYFDSLLNGLQEKEDSSLFNEDLKSLYSIYSSSPLQEVSTSKKGKLRAKRKYVLSENASRLLNIDALFTPEEQFGKFLDLKSFHGTYLSLTKSDCTYIEYLRMFNKVPYEGVSNDPTYKKYIHNLCVYLSGFLKRIDPLEDVSKLLHEIESSFKDNSDGDVGKTDENGEVYCKACDRTFSKETVYKGHLDGKKHKKNAKKLVTEDANETEISANKYKEFIIKRLSETLKVSIEDTINNIERQEGMTERERMIELSENKEEESDYTTADSNYSGSSGNESSDDEDNELFKDLPLGADGTPIPFWLYKLQGLHHSYECEICGNMSYKGRISFEKHFSSVKHQRGLKFLGVDTSKMSLFANITKIDEAQQLWVTLKRESKLQDGIADDAIEVEDNEGNVMSERDYIQLKKQGII, encoded by the coding sequence ATGTCTCAATTCATAGAGCTACAGCGATCCAGAttggaagaacttgatatCATTCGCCAAGCGACCTCAAAAAGATTTAGGAAGAATCCATCGTTAATACCTACGAATATCAGAGAAAGAGATGATATTTTGTCTGGAAACAAAGAAAGACCTTTCAAAGAGACCATGTTACAAAAGCATGAGCTCAAACTATTTCAAGATAAATACAACTCAAACACAAAGGCCTTGAATTCTTTAGACAAGGACTTGGTTGAAACATCACTTAACAAGATTAATGACCCAGAGTTCAAATTTGAGTATTTTGACTCTTTGTTGAACGGGTTACAAGAGAAGGAAGATAGCAGTCTTTTTAATGAAGATTTGAAATCGTTATATTCCATATATTCAAGTTCGCCATTACAAGAGGTCCTGACCAGCAAGAAAGGTAAATTAAGGGCTAAGAGGAAATACGTACTCAGTGAAAACGCTTCAAGGTTGCTTAACATTGACGCTTTATTCACTCCAGAAGAGCAATTTGGCAAGTTCTTAGATCTAAAACTGTTTCATGGGACTTATCTCCTGCTCACTAAAAGTGACTGCACTTATATCGAGTATTTGAGaatgttcaacaaggtaCCTTATGAGGGTGTCAGCAATGACCCCACCTACAAAAAGTACATCCACAATTTGTGCGTTTATTTATCTGGCTTTCTCAAGAGAATCGATCCATTAGAGGATGTGTCAAAGCTTCTTCATGAGATTGAACTGAGCTTCAAGGACAATAGTGATGGAGATGTAGGAAAGACTGATGAGAATGGCGAAGTATATTGTAAGGCTTGTGACAGAACATTCAGTAAAGAAACGGTCTACAAAGGACATCTTGATGGGAAGAAACATAAAAAGAATGCCAAGAAGCTTGTCACAGAAGATGCCAACGAAACAGAGATTTCAGCAAACAAGTACAAAGAGTTCATAATCAAGCGTCTTCTGGAAACCTTGAAGGTTTCAATAGAAGATACAATCAATAATAttgaaagacaagaagGAATGACCGAGAGAGAAAGAATGATTGAATTAAGTGAAAACAAGGAAGAGGAGTCCGATTATACAACTGCAGATTCAAACTATTCCGGCTCATCAGGAAATGAGAGCTCTGATGACGAAGATAATGAGTTATTCAAAGATTTGCCTCTTGGGGCGGATGGAACGCCTATTCCATTTTGGCTCTACAAGCTTCAAGGTTTACATCATAGTTATGAGTGTGAAATTTGTGGGAATATGAGCTACAAAGGACGTATAAGTTTTGAAAAGCACTTTAGTTCAGTCAAGCACCAACGAGGACTAAAATTCTTAGGGGTTGATACAAGCAAAATGAGTCTTTTTGCCAATATTACCAAAATAGATGAAGCACAACAATTATGGGTTACTTTAAAACGAGAATCCAAATTGCAAGATGGGATAGCTGATGATGCTATAGAAGTAGAAGATAACGAGGGAAATGTAATGTCAGAAAGAGACTATATCCAACTAAAAAAGCAAGGAATTATATAG
- a CDS encoding uncharacterized protein (COG:U; EggNog:ENOG503NXE5): protein MSSRTDTPKEIELDLFLFTHNCGKRGIDSDVFIPKVAKILPKEVAGLYVFGIEEACSIMDASSYTTSNPHFIAVNQVLLDTLHKAYGMSDTKFHTVGICHIGAIGIFVITPFPSKITKVRSASMGCGYFYSSMKGAAGLRVTWKPSETSGEMVDLTFADAHLSAYEGEYYCAKRNYEVIRLMRALDFGDGYSFLKPNSHSFFMGDLNYRTTKDIRADTSAIEELTSLQDQTMTTNSSTEELVQKYDELSESIRNDQVFMGFTEACIDFPPTYKFNLGTAIYNTKRSPSWCDRILYQSTYRNRHGAFKSGLSSSAVPRVKEYNSVKALFTSDHQPVYLSISIPFEPPESIISSSGYLKILPNDQGIDHFHRKNSNEVIADSASGPTQIYGKSTKLDRIIRFYLTPLSDSVIGNGLWVSTTPSGRIAILVGLLLLVAVYQIFK from the coding sequence ATGTCTTCTCGAACGGATACACCAAAAGAAATAGAACTTgacttgttcttgttcacACATAATTGTGGTAAACGAGGAATTGATTCTGATGTGTTTATTCCTAAAGTAGCTAAAATCCTACCAAAGGAAGTGGCCGGTCTTTATGTGTTTGGGATAGAGGAAGCTTGCTCTATTATGGATGCTTCTTCTTACACAACATCTAATCCCCATTTTATCGCTGTAAACCAGGTACTTTTGGATACTTTACACAAAGCTTATGGGATGAGTGATACAAAGTTTCATACTGTCGGGATTTGTCATATTGGAGcaattggaatctttgTTATCACTCCATTTCCACTGAAAATTACAAAGGTCAGGTCTGCTTCTATGGGGTGTGGATATTTTTATTCCTCTATGAAGGGTGCTGCTGGTTTAAGAGTGACATGGAAGCCTTCTGAGACTTCAGGTGAAATGGTTGATTTAACGTTTGCTGATGCTCATCTTTCGGCATATGAAGGTGAATATTATTGTGCTAAGAGAAACTATGAGGTTATACGGTTGATGAGAGCACTTGACTTTGGAGACGGGTACAGTTTCTTAAAACCCAACTCTCACTCGTTCTTTATGGGAGATTTAAACTACAGAACCACCAAAGATATTAGGGCCGACACCAGTGCTATTGAAGAACTTActtctcttcaagatcaaacTATGAcaaccaattcttccacagaagaattggttcAAAAGTATGATGAATTAAGTGAAAGTATAAGAAATGATCAAGTGTTTATGGGCTTTACGGAAGCTTGTATAGACTTCCCCCCCACGTACAAGTTCAATTTAGGGACAGCTATATACAACACTAAAAGATCGCCTTCTTGGTGCGATCGAATCCTTTACCAGTCCACTTATCGAAACCGGCACGGAGCTTTCAAAAGTGGTCTTCTGTCTCTGGCTGTCCCAAGAGTCAAGGAGTACAATAGTGTGAAGGCGCTCTTCACTTCGGATCATCAACCAGTGTATTTGTCTATAAGCATCCCATTCGAACCACCAGAGTCAATcatttcaagttctggaTACTTGAAAATACTCCCCAACGATCAGGGTATTGACCATTTCCATCGCAAAAACTCTAATGAAGTAATCGCTGACAGTGCTAGTGGGCCTACTCAAATCTATGGAAAATCTACAAAATTGGATAGGATCATTAGATTTTATTTAACTCCATTATCGGATCTGGTAATTGGTAATGGGTTATGGGTTTCTACAACTCCCAGCGGTAGAATTGCCATATTGGTAGGATTGCTACTCTTGGTAGCCGTTTATCAAATTTTCAAATAA
- the HIP1 gene encoding histidine permease (COG:E; EggNog:ENOG503NUN0), protein MSVKKLLVRLLDKLVSKLVSKLVSMDVFKSPLSMSGDLKVTSESDSSLVKVSNTLESSSQHDIPSMSWWGSFKDGFKPSPYCTTVDTTNLTDIERANKGVEQTVLNKDLKNRHLQMLSLGGTLGTGLLIGSGSALATGGPAALIIGWGIIGTMVFNTVHALGELCVALPVSGAFSSYATRFIDSSWGFAVGWNYALMWLIVLPLELVAAAISIQFWNSNINPVAWVSVFYILIVAINLFGVKGYGEAEFILSTFKVIALSGFIILGVILVCGGGPTHEFIGSRYWKDPGPFANGFKGVCSVFVTASYSLAGSELVGLAASESEDPSKTLPKAIRQVFWRIFFFFFITLTIVGLLVPYTSSNLFGSGSAVSPFVIAINNAHIKWVTDNIPVD, encoded by the exons ATGTCTGTAAAAAAATTGTTGGTCAGATTGCTTGACAAATTGGTGTCCAAATTGGTGTCCAAATTGGTGTCCATGGAT GTATTCAAAAGCCCGTTATCAATGCTGGGAGACTTAAAGGTCACTTCAGAAAGTGATTCTTCATTAGTAAAGGTCTCCAACACCCTCGAATCCCTGTCACAACATGATATTCCATCCATGTCATGGTGGGGTAGCTTTAAGGATGGGTTTAAACCTTCCCCATATTGTACCACAGTTGATACCACGAATCTCACTGATATCGAAAGAGCCAacaaaggtgttgaacaaacGGTGTTGAATAAAGACCTTAAAAATAgacatcttcaaatgtTAAGTTTAGGAGGGACTTTGGGAACCGGATTGTTGATAGGTTCGGGGTCGGCATTAGCGACCGGAGGACCAGCAGCATTAATTATCGGTTGGGGGATAATTGGAACCATGGTGTTTAACACTGTGCATGCATTGGGAGAGCTTTGTGTTGCCCTTCCAGTTTCAGGAGCTTTTTCCAGTTATGCAACAAGGTTTATTGATTCTTCGTGGGGATTTGCAGTCGGTTGGAACTATGCCCTTATGTGGCTTATAGTGTTACCATTGGAATTAGTGGCTGCTGCTATTTCGATCCAATTTTGGAATTCAAATATAAACCCAGTTGCCTGGGTGAGTGTCTTCTACATTTTAATCGTTGCTATTAATTTGTTTGGCGTTAAAGGATATGGAGAAGCAGAATTTATATTATCTACATTCAAAGTAATTGCTCTCTCAGGGTTTATAATCTTGGGGGTAATTTTGGTATGTGGTGGAGGGCCTACACATGAGTTTATTGGAAGTAGATATTGGAAAGATCCGGGTCCTTTTGCTAATGGTTTTAAGGGCGTGTGTTCAGTGTTTGTTACTGCATCTTATAGTTTAGCAGGTTCCGAGTTAGTTGGACTTGCAGCATCTGAATCCGAAGATCCTTCCAAGACGTTACCAAAAGCCATTAGACAAGTTTTCTGGaggatcttcttcttctttttcataACGTTGACAATAGTGGGATTGCTTGTTCCTtatacttcttcaaatttatttggttctggttctgcTGTATCACCATTTGTGATAGCCATTAACAATGCCCACATCAAA TGGGTTACTGACAATATTCCTGTGGATTAA
- the OSH6 gene encoding Oxysterol-binding protein OBPa (EggNog:ENOG503NUQ2; COG:T; BUSCO:EOG09262VQQ): MGLTSKLRLRKDNSQDSVDNGSQSADDVDEMDNENQSILLSIIAQLRPGSDLTRITLPTFVLEKKSMLERIGNAFFTPQLLLEANGTDDPLRRFMLIVIWYLSGWHIAPKAVKKPLNPVLGEIFSCYWDDLPENKKAFYIAEQTSHHPPKSSYFYLLPESKIKVDGVVVPRSKFLGNSSAAMMEGLARLTLGEHDEEYTMTQPNIYCRGILFGKLKYELGDQMTIKCEKLGFEASIEFKTKGFISGDYDVIEGVIKDSSSQKILASVSGKWNEVMTISPTDVKLEPIVLDTRKASVNTPSVKPLEHQADNESRKLWKKTIDALHKRDHTVATEEKFKVEEAQRIRAKERVANGEDFVPAIFKPVQDDVPFVLRKEMNVKDEDPQYLIHELLDLHPITGFNE; this comes from the coding sequence ATGGGGTTAACTTCAAAGTTAAGACTTAGAAAGGACAACAGTCAAGACTCGGTTGATAATGGTCTGCAATCTGCTGATGATGTGGACGAAATGGACAATGAGAACCAATCCATTCTTCTAAGTATTATAGCCCAGTTAAGGCCAGGTTCGGATTTGACCAGGATCACCCTTCCAACTtttgttttggaaaagaaatCTATGCTCGAAAGGATTGGTAATGCTTTCTTTACGCCACAGCTTCTTTTAGAAGCGAATGGAACAGATGATCCATTGAGGAGATTCATGTTGATTGTTATATGGTATTTGTCAGGGTGGCACATAGCCCCCAAGGCAGTAAAGAAGCCATTAAATCCTGTTCTAGGCGAAATTTTCTCCTGCTATTGGGATGATTTACCCGAGAATAAGAAAGCATTCTACATTGCTGAACAGACTTCACATCATCCACCGAAATCTTCGTATTTTTACCTTCTTCCAGAACTGAAAATCAAAGTAGACGGTGTAGTTGTTCCAAGATCAAAGTTCTTAGGGAATTCGTCTGCTGCAATGATGGAGGGCCTAGCAAGATTGACATTGGGAGAACATGATGAGGAGTACACCATGACCCAACCAAATATCTACTGTCGTGGAATTTTGTTTGGTAAGCTCAAGTATGAACTTGGTGACCAAATGACAATCAAATGTGAGAAACTTGGCTTTGAAGCAAGCATTGAATTCAAAACCAAAGGTTTTATAAGCGGTGATTACGATGTAATTGAGGGTGTTATCAAAGATTCATCCTCACAAAAGATTTTGGCGTCTGTTTCAGGTAAGTGGAATGAGGTGATGACGATAAGTCCAACAGACGTAAAGCTCGAACCTATAGTATTGGATACCAGAAAGGCTCTGGTGAACACACCAAGTGTTAAGCCCTTAGAACATCAAGCTGATAACGAATCAAGAAAGTTATGGAAGAAGACTATTGATGCTTTGCATAAGCGAGACCATACAGTTGCAACTGAAGAAAAATTTaaggtggaagaagcaCAGAGAATAAGAGCCAAAGAAAGGGTAGCTAACGGCGAAGATTTTGTTCCCGCTATATTCAAACCAGTACAAGATGATGTTCCCTTTGTTCTCAGGAAAGAAATGAATGTGAAAGACGAAGACCCTCAATATTTGATCCACgaattgttggacttgCACCCTATAACTGGTTTCAATGAGTAA